From the Candidatus Bathyarchaeota archaeon genome, one window contains:
- a CDS encoding glycosyltransferase → MIYPLSTTQFIILLAATILTIILSIYAANYCLLALISLRARKKILKAPSLKKWPKVSIHLPLYNEGNVASRLLKSCVNLDYPKNKLEIFLIDDSNDETKNIVDMYGNKYPELINVIHRKFRKGYKAGALQLALEKSSGDFIAIFDADYVPPKNFLKKMIPFFYNNDKIAFVQARCSYLNKNLSWVTKGISLGIDGYSLIDQRARHSANLLAHFSGTGGIFRQKAIREVGGWQSDTLAEDLDLSMRLQLNGWKYVYLPNISVPGEIPPKLTMFMKQQYRWSKGFTQCFLKHWKKVIHSKKLSLFQKFEALIQLGTYFVYPFSFVGLLCSLLLLLAFPVDFFFNEYWKSVFAPVISLSSAMIYFSPFFFYGTTISELSKWDKKESTDFTNILFLLIIGPTTLIANTKGILEALTQKKSPFNRTFKFGFMDN, encoded by the coding sequence TTGATATATCCGCTCTCTACAACACAATTTATAATATTGCTTGCTGCTACGATTTTAACTATTATATTAAGTATTTACGCTGCAAACTATTGCTTGTTAGCACTTATTTCTCTTCGCGCTAGAAAAAAAATACTAAAAGCCCCATCGTTAAAAAAATGGCCCAAAGTCTCAATTCATTTACCCCTTTATAATGAAGGGAATGTTGCTTCGAGATTGTTGAAATCATGTGTAAATTTGGATTATCCAAAAAACAAATTAGAGATTTTTCTTATAGATGATTCAAATGACGAAACCAAAAACATAGTAGATATGTATGGAAATAAATATCCAGAATTAATTAACGTTATTCATAGGAAATTTAGAAAAGGCTACAAAGCTGGAGCATTACAGCTAGCTCTTGAAAAATCTTCTGGAGACTTTATAGCAATATTTGATGCAGATTACGTACCACCAAAAAATTTTCTGAAAAAAATGATTCCTTTCTTCTACAATAACGATAAAATTGCTTTTGTTCAAGCTAGATGCTCTTATTTAAATAAAAACCTCTCTTGGGTAACAAAGGGCATATCTCTAGGAATAGATGGTTATAGCTTAATCGATCAAAGAGCTAGACACAGCGCCAATTTATTGGCACACTTCAGTGGTACTGGGGGTATTTTTAGACAAAAAGCAATACGGGAAGTAGGAGGATGGCAATCCGATACATTAGCAGAGGATTTGGATCTATCAATGCGATTGCAACTGAATGGGTGGAAATATGTCTACCTTCCAAACATATCGGTTCCTGGGGAAATTCCTCCAAAATTGACTATGTTTATGAAACAGCAATATAGGTGGTCGAAAGGTTTTACCCAATGCTTTCTAAAGCATTGGAAGAAGGTGATTCACTCTAAAAAATTATCCTTATTTCAAAAATTTGAAGCATTAATACAACTGGGAACTTATTTTGTCTATCCTTTTTCATTTGTTGGATTATTATGTTCATTACTTCTTTTATTAGCATTTCCTGTAGATTTCTTCTTCAACGAATATTGGAAATCAGTCTTTGCCCCAGTAATCTCATTATCTTCTGCGATGATATACTTTTCACCATTCTTTTTCTACGGCACAACAATTTCGGAATTAAGTAAATGGGATAAAAAAGAATCAACTGATTTCACAAACATCTTATTTCTATTAATTATCGGACCAACTACCTTAATTGCAAATACAAAAGGAATACTGGAAGCCTTAACGCAAAAGAAATCCCCTTTCAATAGAACATTCAAGTTCGGGTTTATGGATAATTGA
- a CDS encoding polyprenol monophosphomannose synthase: MISIILPTKNEPLIEQLIKEIKSTLEKSKNLYEIVAIDDSDDSTFDKLKKARITAIKQKTVGLGGAIIEGLNFAKGDFLITMDADFSHNPKYIPKLVDKSNKDGFDIVIGSRREPGGKIIGWNLNRKIISFMANYIGRHLAGIKASDITSGFRLYKRDVIDKTNFNDVKSKGYAFQLEILGKAKSNGFKIGSIPINFINRKEGVSKLSKKEILYFLFTALRIRFSNISIT, from the coding sequence ATGATATCAATAATACTTCCTACAAAAAACGAACCCTTGATTGAACAGTTAATTAAAGAAATAAAATCAACTTTAGAAAAAAGCAAGAATCTATATGAGATAGTCGCAATTGACGATTCTGACGATTCTACTTTTGATAAATTGAAAAAAGCTAGAATTACTGCGATCAAACAAAAAACAGTAGGTTTGGGAGGAGCAATAATTGAAGGGTTAAATTTTGCTAAAGGCGATTTCTTAATTACTATGGACGCAGACTTCAGTCATAATCCCAAATATATACCAAAACTGGTTGATAAAAGCAATAAAGACGGGTTCGATATCGTTATAGGTTCAAGAAGAGAACCTGGAGGAAAAATTATTGGATGGAATCTAAATAGGAAGATTATCTCATTTATGGCTAACTATATCGGTAGGCACTTGGCTGGAATAAAAGCCTCAGACATTACTTCAGGTTTCAGACTTTACAAAAGAGATGTAATCGATAAAACTAATTTTAATGATGTCAAATCGAAAGGATATGCTTTTCAACTTGAGATTCTGGGCAAAGCAAAAAGTAATGGATTCAAAATAGGTTCAATTCCCATTAATTTTATTAATCGAAAAGAAGGTGTTTCAAAGTTATCTAAGAAAGAGATTTTATATTTCCTATTTACCGCATTGAGAATTAGGTTCTCAAATATTTCAATTACTTGA